The following proteins are co-located in the Acidimicrobiia bacterium genome:
- a CDS encoding YkvA family protein, whose protein sequence is MTEPLRPDAVFDPSGHPVALRGMWMKEAALALPNLVKLVYRLMRDKRIPLKSKAVLGAILGYLLVPIDVVPDFIPVVGQADDVLLLAYAVRHIIEVAGTEIVLEYWDGSQDVLELVGQITGFAAGLLPRPVQRLLGRLTSL, encoded by the coding sequence ATGACTGAACCGCTCCGACCCGACGCCGTCTTCGACCCTTCCGGGCATCCGGTGGCGTTGCGCGGCATGTGGATGAAGGAAGCGGCGCTGGCGTTGCCGAACCTGGTCAAGCTGGTCTACCGGTTGATGCGGGACAAACGGATTCCCTTGAAGAGCAAGGCCGTCCTGGGTGCGATCCTGGGATACCTGCTAGTGCCGATCGACGTCGTCCCCGACTTCATCCCGGTGGTCGGCCAGGCCGACGACGTGCTCCTCCTTGCCTACGCGGTCCGCCACATCATCGAAGTGGCCGGAACGGAAATCGTCCTCGAGTATTGGGACGGAAGTCAGGATGTCCTGGAACTCGTAGGCCAGATAACGGGTTTCGCAGCCGGCCTGCTGCCGAGACCGGTTCAGCGGCTGCTGGGCCGGTTGACCTCACTCTGA
- a CDS encoding ROK family protein, with the protein MASRAVGIDVGGSTIKAARVDRQGRIEGLVQIPTPDGAATIADLCGYLAADLMADDVAAVGIGSAGYVDRVSGVHVWGPHVAGPAPIVAAVVGTTGRSAVIDNDANAAAFAESRIGAAAGYADALVIMLGTGIGGGLIIDGSVYRGRGFAGELGHLVVDPDGPPCACGRRGCWENFVSGSVLDQEAIRIFGVGPTGDAVDAAPAGELLMRAAIGGDADALAVWLRAGEWLGRGIAQLVAVLDPEVVVVGGGPARAGDLLLDPAREVFARERHAGRIRPATQIVPARFEQNAAVIGAGLQALESIDD; encoded by the coding sequence ATGGCTTCCCGGGCGGTCGGAATCGACGTCGGTGGATCGACTATCAAGGCGGCCCGCGTCGACCGACAAGGCAGGATCGAGGGCCTGGTGCAGATCCCGACGCCCGACGGTGCTGCGACGATCGCCGATCTCTGCGGATATCTAGCGGCAGACCTGATGGCGGACGACGTGGCAGCAGTCGGCATTGGATCTGCCGGATACGTGGACCGGGTGTCGGGAGTGCACGTGTGGGGTCCCCACGTTGCCGGGCCCGCGCCGATCGTCGCCGCGGTCGTCGGAACGACCGGCAGATCGGCGGTTATCGACAACGACGCCAACGCGGCAGCCTTCGCCGAGAGCCGCATCGGTGCTGCGGCCGGTTACGCCGACGCCCTCGTGATCATGCTCGGGACCGGAATCGGCGGTGGTCTGATCATCGACGGTTCGGTCTACCGGGGGAGAGGCTTTGCCGGCGAACTGGGACACCTGGTCGTCGATCCGGACGGTCCGCCCTGTGCCTGTGGACGGCGCGGATGCTGGGAGAACTTCGTGTCGGGTTCGGTTCTCGATCAGGAGGCGATCCGGATCTTCGGGGTCGGGCCTACCGGAGATGCGGTCGATGCCGCACCGGCGGGTGAGTTGCTCATGCGGGCTGCGATTGGGGGCGATGCAGATGCGCTCGCCGTATGGCTGCGGGCCGGCGAGTGGCTGGGCCGAGGTATCGCACAACTGGTTGCCGTACTCGATCCCGAGGTCGTCGTCGTCGGCGGAGGCCCGGCACGGGCAGGAGACCTTTTGCTCGATCCGGCGAGGGAAGTGTTCGCCCGGGAGCGGCACGCCGGCCGGATCAGACCGGCGACACAAATCGTTCCTGCGCGTTTCGAGCAGAATGCGGCTGTAATAGGCGCAGGACTTCAAGCTCTGGAGAGCATCGATGACTGA
- a CDS encoding ArsA family ATPase: protein MRVVLVTGKGGVGKTTVAAATGLRAAELGHRTLVTSTDPAHSLADAFGVPLGDVPSTLFDGLDVQQIDAQLQLSKHWGELHQQLKRVFDWGGVKGIEAEEFLVFPGMDELFSLLQVKDHADSGSYDTIIVDCAPTAETLRLLSLPEVLSWYFDRVLPTERRLMKAARPVLTRMTNLPVPGEDVFDAAEGVFLAVEGVKSLLSDPEVTSARLVVNPEKMVVSEARRTYTYLGLFGYGVDAVVVNRVLPETVTDSYFDAWREVQARHLEEIEESFREVSILPLRLFGEEMVGVDRLRELAAELYGDTDPVTGYEGVSPFKLSEDGEEVVIELAVPFADEEELDVLRRGGELYITVGPYRRSFVLPDSLLRRRIAGAKLADGVLRVTFTG, encoded by the coding sequence ATGCGCGTCGTCCTGGTGACCGGCAAGGGGGGAGTCGGAAAGACCACGGTCGCCGCCGCAACTGGTTTACGTGCAGCCGAGCTCGGCCATCGCACGCTGGTCACATCGACCGACCCCGCCCACAGCCTCGCCGACGCGTTCGGCGTGCCGCTGGGCGATGTGCCGAGCACGCTCTTCGATGGACTCGATGTGCAGCAGATCGACGCGCAGCTGCAGTTGTCGAAACATTGGGGTGAGCTTCACCAGCAGCTCAAGCGGGTCTTCGACTGGGGAGGCGTGAAGGGCATAGAAGCTGAGGAGTTCCTCGTGTTTCCGGGCATGGACGAGCTGTTCTCGCTATTGCAGGTGAAGGACCACGCCGATTCGGGGAGCTACGACACGATCATCGTCGACTGTGCGCCGACTGCCGAGACTCTTCGTCTGCTGAGCCTGCCGGAGGTCCTGTCCTGGTATTTCGACCGGGTGTTGCCCACCGAGCGACGTCTGATGAAAGCGGCCCGTCCGGTCTTGACCAGGATGACCAATCTGCCGGTTCCCGGCGAGGATGTCTTTGATGCCGCCGAGGGTGTGTTCCTGGCCGTGGAAGGGGTCAAGTCGCTTCTGTCCGATCCCGAGGTCACGTCTGCCCGGCTGGTCGTCAATCCCGAGAAGATGGTCGTGAGCGAGGCCAGACGGACCTATACATACCTCGGCCTGTTCGGGTACGGAGTGGATGCCGTCGTTGTGAACAGGGTGCTCCCGGAGACCGTGACCGACAGCTACTTCGACGCCTGGCGTGAAGTCCAGGCGAGGCACCTCGAAGAAATCGAGGAGTCGTTTCGCGAGGTCTCCATCCTGCCGTTGCGGCTCTTCGGCGAGGAGATGGTGGGCGTCGACCGGCTTCGCGAACTGGCCGCCGAGTTGTACGGCGACACCGATCCTGTCACCGGTTACGAGGGCGTCTCGCCGTTCAAGCTGTCCGAGGACGGGGAGGAGGTAGTCATCGAACTCGCCGTGCCCTTCGCCGACGAGGAGGAACTCGACGTCCTTCGCCGTGGCGGCGAACTGTACATCACGGTCGGCCCGTATCGCCGTTCGTTCGTCCTCCCGGATTCTCTGCTGCGCCGCCGCATCGCCGGAGCCAAGCTGGCCGATGGTGTATTGCGGGTCACCTTCACCGGCTGA
- a CDS encoding SRPBCC family protein, whose product MAEGTVQSIEISASPETVFAVLADLPAYPEWISAMRSVVVMEETDDGLPATARFEVDAMVKVISYELNYECDAPHRMAWRAVPGDDITEMEGSYDLKDSEDGCTEVVYALKVDYSFPLPGFLRRQAEKQLVGNALRGLKKRVEEVQTG is encoded by the coding sequence ATGGCAGAAGGAACAGTTCAAAGCATTGAGATATCGGCTTCCCCGGAAACCGTGTTCGCAGTACTCGCCGATCTTCCTGCCTATCCCGAGTGGATCAGTGCAATGCGGTCTGTAGTGGTGATGGAAGAAACCGATGATGGACTTCCGGCCACCGCCAGGTTCGAGGTCGACGCGATGGTCAAAGTGATTTCGTACGAACTCAACTACGAATGCGACGCCCCGCACAGGATGGCGTGGAGGGCAGTTCCCGGAGACGACATCACGGAGATGGAAGGCTCTTACGATTTGAAGGATTCCGAGGACGGCTGCACCGAAGTGGTCTATGCGCTCAAAGTCGACTACTCCTTCCCGCTTCCCGGCTTCCTCCGCCGTCAAGCAGAGAAGCAGCTGGTCGGCAACGCCCTGCGCGGACTCAAGAAACGCGTCGAGGAAGTCCAAACGGGCTGA
- a CDS encoding class I SAM-dependent methyltransferase, translated as MRPAGEERVRLALAGLDTGTRVLDIGGGTGAHAAVMQREGHLPVLVDPSPAQRTKARVSGLTVVGGLSQALPFADASFGMAYFHLSLHYGDWEAALSEAVRVVRPGGRVWVWTFSREYLATSFAGRWFPSVHSHDLERFPDVGEVKAHLESLGVEDLWSRVSVETVERTVGEWEEAFRARFVSTLQLIDDDELEQGLSRFRAEHPRSDELVEMGLEFEAVTGTVID; from the coding sequence ATGCGCCCGGCGGGAGAAGAGCGCGTCCGTCTGGCACTGGCCGGACTCGACACCGGCACGCGCGTGCTCGACATAGGCGGGGGGACGGGTGCACACGCTGCGGTCATGCAACGCGAAGGCCACCTGCCGGTGCTCGTCGACCCATCGCCCGCGCAGCGTACCAAAGCTCGCGTGAGCGGTTTGACCGTGGTCGGCGGTCTCTCGCAGGCTCTGCCGTTCGCGGACGCCTCGTTCGGCATGGCCTACTTCCATCTCTCTCTTCACTACGGTGACTGGGAGGCGGCATTGTCGGAGGCGGTCCGGGTGGTGCGGCCGGGTGGTCGGGTGTGGGTATGGACCTTCTCGAGGGAATATCTCGCTACGTCGTTTGCCGGCCGTTGGTTTCCCTCCGTGCATTCTCATGATCTCGAACGATTCCCCGATGTAGGCGAGGTCAAAGCCCACCTGGAGTCGCTCGGCGTCGAGGATCTCTGGAGTCGAGTCTCGGTCGAGACGGTCGAGCGGACGGTCGGCGAATGGGAGGAAGCGTTTCGGGCGCGGTTCGTCAGCACCCTCCAGTTGATCGACGACGATGAACTCGAGCAAGGTCTTTCCCGGTTCCGGGCGGAACATCCGCGCTCGGACGAGCTCGTTGAGATGGGACTCGAGTTCGAAGCAGTGACCGGTACTGTTATCGATTAG
- a CDS encoding metallophosphoesterase — MLVIADVHAAFDDLARVVGMGEPVVILGDLLNFVDYRTGAGIATEVFGAEFAQAAMQFRRLGDFAGSRKMWREYSAGREDEVRARVGREIQSQYARMQEALSGGTGFVTHGNVDVPALLRSHLPDGFRYLNGEVVEIDGVRLGMVGGGAKTGLNAAGEIGEEEMAAILEDMGPVDVLGTHVPPSINALRRDVVTGRLEGGSDAVTGYLQRHQPAVHYFGDIHQPQATRWRVGRTVCVNVGYFRATKRAVRHG; from the coding sequence ATGCTGGTGATAGCCGACGTCCATGCGGCGTTCGATGATCTTGCCCGGGTAGTCGGGATGGGGGAACCGGTTGTAATCCTTGGAGATCTGCTCAACTTCGTCGACTACCGGACCGGCGCCGGAATCGCCACCGAGGTGTTCGGCGCAGAATTCGCCCAAGCCGCCATGCAGTTCAGGCGACTCGGTGATTTCGCCGGTTCACGCAAGATGTGGCGAGAGTATTCGGCGGGGCGGGAGGACGAGGTACGGGCTCGTGTCGGCCGGGAGATCCAGAGTCAGTATGCACGGATGCAGGAGGCGCTGAGCGGCGGGACCGGGTTTGTAACTCACGGCAACGTCGATGTGCCCGCTTTGCTCCGATCCCATCTCCCCGACGGTTTCCGGTATCTCAACGGGGAGGTGGTGGAGATCGACGGAGTCCGGTTGGGGATGGTCGGGGGAGGGGCGAAGACGGGTCTCAATGCGGCCGGAGAGATAGGCGAAGAAGAGATGGCCGCCATCCTCGAAGATATGGGTCCGGTGGATGTGCTAGGCACGCACGTCCCACCATCGATCAATGCTCTGCGGAGAGATGTCGTCACCGGCCGTCTCGAGGGTGGTTCGGATGCCGTGACCGGTTACTTGCAGCGTCATCAACCGGCCGTCCACTACTTCGGCGACATCCACCAGCCTCAGGCGACCCGGTGGCGGGTCGGCCGGACTGTCTGTGTCAACGTCGGTTACTTCCGTGCAACGAAAAGGGCGGTTCGCCACGGCTGA
- the ilvD gene encoding dihydroxy-acid dehydratase → MTRKIHSQDVTDGPAKAGARAMLRAVGLEEDDFRKPQVGLVSAGNEVTPCNLSGPRLAAKAKEGVRSSGGVGLTFATIAVSDGISMGHEGMRASLVSREVIADSVELVMHAERFDAMVTIAGCDKSLPGMLMAAARTNLPSVFLYGGSSLPGRWRGRDISIVDVFEGIGAFNEGTITKEELLGIEQSACPGEGSCAGMFTANTMASVGEAIGMSLPGSATVPAPDPRLEAFAVQSGEAVMRLLNDNLRPRQIMTRPAFENAITTVMALGGSTNAVLHLLAMAFEAGVDLTLEDFDTISRRTPHIGDLKPFGAYHMVDLDHIGGVPVVMRALLDEGLLHGDLPTVTGRTVAENLAGVSFPTGQDVIRPTGRPLAVEGGIAVLRGSLAEEGAIVKIAGVELDTFEGAARVFDDEQGALEALFSHGLHPGDVVVIRYEGPKGGPGMREMLQITAAIKGAGLGKDVLLITDGRFSGGTTGLCIGHVAPEAAGGGALALVEEGDRIRVDLPARRLDLLVDEATLATRRAGWKPPEPRYATGALAKYARLVGSAEGGAVTA, encoded by the coding sequence ATGACGCGCAAGATCCACTCCCAGGATGTGACCGACGGGCCGGCCAAAGCAGGGGCACGGGCGATGCTCAGAGCCGTCGGCCTCGAAGAAGACGATTTCCGGAAACCTCAGGTCGGCCTCGTCTCGGCGGGCAACGAGGTAACCCCGTGCAATCTCTCCGGCCCGCGCCTGGCGGCGAAGGCAAAAGAGGGCGTGCGCTCCTCAGGCGGAGTCGGGCTGACGTTTGCCACCATCGCCGTCTCAGACGGCATCTCGATGGGTCACGAGGGGATGCGGGCATCTCTGGTCAGCAGGGAGGTGATCGCCGACTCCGTGGAGCTCGTGATGCATGCCGAGAGATTCGACGCGATGGTGACGATCGCCGGTTGCGACAAGTCACTTCCCGGGATGCTGATGGCGGCGGCCCGAACCAATCTCCCGAGCGTCTTCTTGTACGGAGGATCGAGCCTGCCCGGGCGCTGGCGCGGGAGAGACATCTCGATTGTCGACGTCTTCGAAGGGATCGGTGCTTTCAACGAAGGAACCATCACGAAAGAGGAGTTGCTGGGCATCGAGCAATCTGCTTGCCCAGGAGAAGGATCGTGCGCAGGGATGTTCACCGCCAACACGATGGCGAGCGTCGGCGAGGCGATCGGCATGTCGCTGCCCGGAAGCGCCACCGTTCCGGCCCCCGACCCACGGCTCGAGGCCTTTGCCGTGCAATCGGGTGAGGCCGTCATGCGGCTCCTGAACGACAATCTGCGTCCGCGGCAGATCATGACCCGGCCGGCATTCGAGAACGCGATCACCACCGTGATGGCTCTCGGCGGCTCCACCAACGCGGTTCTTCACCTTCTGGCAATGGCCTTCGAAGCCGGAGTCGACCTGACCCTGGAGGATTTCGACACGATCAGTCGCCGCACTCCGCACATCGGAGACCTCAAGCCGTTCGGTGCCTATCACATGGTGGATCTCGATCACATCGGCGGGGTACCGGTCGTGATGCGAGCTCTGCTCGACGAAGGCCTCCTGCACGGCGATCTTCCGACGGTGACGGGCCGGACGGTTGCCGAGAACCTGGCCGGCGTCTCGTTCCCGACGGGCCAGGACGTCATCAGACCCACCGGACGACCGCTGGCCGTCGAAGGAGGGATTGCCGTGTTGCGGGGCTCGCTCGCCGAGGAGGGCGCGATCGTCAAGATCGCCGGTGTCGAACTGGACACTTTCGAGGGTGCGGCAAGGGTATTCGACGATGAACAGGGCGCACTCGAAGCGCTCTTCAGTCATGGTCTGCACCCCGGAGACGTGGTCGTCATCCGCTATGAGGGGCCGAAAGGTGGGCCCGGTATGCGAGAGATGCTGCAGATCACGGCTGCCATCAAGGGTGCCGGTCTCGGCAAGGACGTCCTGCTCATCACCGATGGACGATTCTCGGGAGGGACGACGGGCCTGTGCATCGGTCACGTGGCCCCCGAAGCCGCCGGCGGCGGCGCGCTGGCTCTCGTCGAAGAAGGGGACCGCATCCGGGTGGACCTTCCCGCCCGGAGACTCGATCTGCTGGTCGACGAGGCGACGCTGGCCACGCGAAGAGCAGGTTGGAAACCGCCGGAGCCGAGATATGCGACCGGTGCTCTCGCGAAATATGCCCGTTTGGTGGGCTCTGCCGAAGGTGGTGCAGTAACGGCATGA
- the queG gene encoding tRNA epoxyqueuosine(34) reductase QueG, translating into MERLVERLKARAEEAGLDGFGVAGADPFEAAARTLTDRKAAGLSGRLGFTYRDPQISSNVRRSFPWANSLVVAAKSYVPEAGSPGPPDGSTGRVARFANDDHYVPLRAGLSAIAGVLLDAGFQAAVLSDDSRLIDRAAAVRAGVGWWGKSTMVISPKHGPWLLLGSVVTDAILPPTDPMRRDCGKCVACIPACPTGALIEPGVLDATRCIAYWAQTPGVVPRALRRPWGDRIYGCDDCLDACPPGHAVLGETKPDGRLDLNAVLTADDEALLERAGHWFIPKRDPDYIRRNALIAVGNSRRAAHLPLLERYLHHRRATLRSHAAWALGEMGEAGRILLAERRVVEHDPAVIEEIDAALAAVTGGERT; encoded by the coding sequence GTGGAGCGATTAGTTGAGCGTCTGAAGGCGCGAGCAGAGGAAGCGGGTCTCGATGGATTTGGTGTGGCCGGCGCCGACCCGTTCGAGGCGGCAGCCCGCACGTTGACCGACCGAAAAGCCGCAGGCCTTTCGGGCCGGCTCGGATTCACCTACCGGGATCCGCAGATCTCGTCGAACGTTCGACGGTCTTTCCCCTGGGCGAACTCCCTGGTCGTTGCGGCGAAGTCGTACGTGCCTGAGGCAGGGTCGCCCGGCCCGCCGGACGGTTCGACCGGCCGGGTGGCGCGGTTCGCCAACGATGATCACTACGTCCCGTTGCGGGCCGGGCTCTCGGCGATCGCAGGGGTCCTGCTCGATGCAGGGTTTCAGGCTGCGGTCCTCAGTGACGACAGTCGCCTCATCGACCGTGCTGCTGCGGTGCGGGCGGGAGTCGGCTGGTGGGGCAAGAGCACGATGGTCATTTCGCCCAAACATGGGCCGTGGTTGTTGCTCGGTTCTGTGGTCACCGATGCGATCCTTCCTCCGACCGACCCGATGCGACGCGACTGCGGGAAGTGCGTCGCCTGTATTCCCGCCTGTCCGACGGGAGCATTGATAGAACCCGGGGTTCTGGACGCCACACGCTGCATTGCGTACTGGGCGCAGACTCCCGGTGTGGTTCCGCGGGCGCTTCGCAGGCCGTGGGGAGACCGCATCTACGGTTGCGACGATTGTCTGGATGCCTGCCCGCCCGGTCATGCGGTTCTGGGAGAGACGAAGCCGGACGGCCGCCTGGATCTCAACGCGGTCTTGACGGCGGATGATGAAGCACTCCTGGAAAGGGCCGGGCATTGGTTCATCCCCAAACGCGACCCCGACTACATCCGCCGCAACGCCCTCATCGCGGTCGGCAATTCGCGCAGGGCGGCACATCTTCCGTTGCTGGAGCGCTATCTGCATCATCGACGGGCCACCTTGCGGTCCCATGCCGCCTGGGCGCTGGGTGAGATGGGTGAGGCAGGGCGGATTCTCCTGGCGGAGCGCAGGGTCGTGGAACACGATCCGGCGGTCATCGAGGAGATCGATGCGGCTCTCGCGGCCGTCACCGGCGGCGAGAGAACCTAG
- a CDS encoding inositol monophosphatase family protein — translation MNLLAELEFAQKLADAADRVTLAGFKARDLVVDTKPDLTPVSEADRQVEELLRKRISAERPDHEILGEEFGVSGAGEWLWVIDPIDATMNYVRGIPVFATLIALTRFGRTEVGVVTAPALGRRWWAARGHGAFLNGDPITVSGVTRLEDAQLSVNSLLDFSDHGFWEGGLALSERCWRTRGFGDFWSHMLVAEGAVDIAAEPIVAAWDLAALQVIVEEAGGRFTDFSGEATFEGGNVVTSNGLLHEETLGLLHGRGVKSAGRQRPKPKT, via the coding sequence TTGAACCTCCTCGCGGAACTCGAGTTTGCCCAGAAGCTGGCCGATGCGGCCGATCGGGTGACGCTCGCCGGTTTCAAGGCGCGGGATCTGGTCGTGGACACGAAGCCCGACCTGACCCCGGTCTCGGAGGCGGATCGGCAGGTCGAGGAGTTGTTGCGCAAGCGGATCTCGGCCGAGCGACCCGACCACGAGATTCTGGGTGAGGAGTTTGGAGTCTCCGGAGCGGGGGAGTGGCTCTGGGTAATCGATCCGATCGACGCAACCATGAACTACGTGCGCGGAATCCCGGTCTTCGCCACCCTGATAGCCCTCACCAGGTTCGGGCGGACCGAGGTCGGGGTAGTCACCGCGCCCGCCCTGGGCCGGCGTTGGTGGGCGGCCAGGGGCCACGGCGCCTTCCTCAACGGCGACCCGATCACCGTGTCCGGAGTTACCAGGTTGGAGGACGCGCAGCTGTCGGTGAACAGCCTGCTCGACTTCTCCGATCACGGCTTCTGGGAAGGAGGCCTCGCCCTGTCGGAGAGATGCTGGCGAACCAGGGGCTTCGGCGACTTCTGGTCCCACATGCTGGTGGCGGAGGGAGCCGTCGACATTGCCGCCGAACCCATCGTGGCTGCCTGGGATCTGGCCGCTCTGCAGGTGATCGTGGAAGAAGCAGGCGGCCGCTTCACCGATTTCTCGGGCGAGGCCACCTTCGAGGGAGGCAACGTCGTCACGAGCAACGGTCTGTTGCATGAGGAAACGCTCGGGCTGCTGCACGGCCGCGGCGTGAAATCAGCCGGGCGCCAAAGGCCAAAACCCAAAACGTAG
- a CDS encoding TraR/DksA C4-type zinc finger protein has protein sequence MRSRCQPHSEWWSGPGVIDRIMARQSLPRRPLTSIWGFSAILVRVGNHSIAEKPSSTAERLRLRRSELAGELAALTAPPEAGTNVSFGKRVGDGTAEAVERISTTATARSIARSIADIDRALEKLAEGTYGECDGCGGAIPVERLEAIPATSVCVHCSAGRRP, from the coding sequence ATGAGAAGCCGATGTCAACCTCATTCTGAGTGGTGGTCTGGGCCGGGCGTCATCGACCGGATCATGGCGCGGCAGTCGCTGCCGCGGCGGCCTTTGACGTCGATATGGGGTTTCTCAGCAATACTGGTGCGCGTGGGGAATCACAGTATTGCTGAGAAACCATCATCGACGGCCGAGCGGTTGCGTTTACGACGGTCCGAGCTGGCCGGCGAGCTCGCCGCGTTGACGGCTCCTCCCGAAGCCGGGACGAATGTTTCCTTCGGGAAGCGCGTAGGGGACGGAACCGCTGAGGCCGTCGAGCGGATCAGCACCACGGCCACTGCCCGGTCCATCGCCCGGTCGATCGCAGACATCGATCGCGCCTTGGAGAAACTCGCCGAGGGGACCTACGGCGAGTGTGACGGATGCGGTGGGGCGATTCCGGTCGAGCGACTCGAAGCAATCCCGGCGACCTCGGTTTGTGTTCACTGCAGCGCGGGCCGCCGGCCCTGA
- the ilvB gene encoding biosynthetic-type acetolactate synthase large subunit, translated as MSTISGAQAVIKALEREGVDIVFGVPGGAILPAYDPLFDSPIRHVLARHEQGAGHMAEGYAWATGKIGVCIATSGPAATNLVTPLANALMDSIPIVAITGQVPTSSVGNDAFQEAYTTGITMNATKHNYFVTSPDDIPDVIHEAFHIAATGRPGPVLVDLPKDILTAHMQWHKPPKLDLPGYKPTVEGHPRRIKEAIDLIAKAKRPVVYAGGGIIKAGASEKLRKFAELTNSPVVTTLMGLGGFPGNHELFLGMPGMHGTYAATTAIQKSDLLIALGVRFDDRVTGNPDFFAPHASVIHVDVDPAEIGKVREAEIPIVGDVGRVLEQMLEAWGDTKTADHAEWLEKVTRWRSDNPVRYDQQSDGPLKPQYVIEELYKRTGGDAIVVSGVGQHQMWTALHWKFARPREWINSGGLGTMGFGVPAAIGAKAGMPDRTVYLIDGDGSFQMTHQELATASEEGFPIKIALLNNGVHGMVRQWQTLFYGKRYSGSVLGRDSVNFPMLAEAMGCVGIRVETPEEVGPAIEKSLSINDRPVLIEFVVDPEEMVFPMVPAGGSNDQVLLSLEDLT; from the coding sequence ATGAGCACTATCAGCGGAGCCCAGGCAGTCATCAAGGCACTGGAACGTGAGGGCGTAGACATCGTGTTCGGCGTGCCGGGCGGGGCGATCCTTCCCGCCTACGACCCACTATTCGACAGTCCGATCCGGCACGTGCTCGCCCGTCATGAGCAAGGGGCAGGGCACATGGCCGAGGGTTACGCCTGGGCCACCGGGAAGATCGGCGTCTGCATCGCCACCTCTGGCCCTGCGGCGACCAACCTCGTCACGCCGCTGGCGAATGCGCTGATGGACTCGATCCCGATCGTCGCCATCACCGGCCAGGTGCCCACCTCCTCAGTCGGCAACGACGCCTTCCAGGAGGCCTACACCACCGGCATCACCATGAACGCAACGAAGCACAACTACTTCGTGACCAGCCCGGACGACATCCCGGACGTCATCCACGAGGCCTTCCATATCGCTGCGACCGGGCGGCCCGGACCCGTGTTGGTCGACCTCCCCAAGGACATCCTCACCGCCCACATGCAGTGGCACAAGCCGCCCAAGCTCGACCTACCCGGCTACAAGCCGACCGTTGAAGGGCACCCGCGGCGGATCAAAGAAGCCATAGACCTCATCGCAAAAGCGAAGCGCCCGGTCGTCTACGCGGGCGGAGGGATCATCAAAGCCGGCGCATCGGAAAAACTGCGGAAGTTCGCCGAACTGACGAACTCGCCGGTCGTGACGACTTTGATGGGCCTCGGAGGATTCCCGGGCAACCATGAGCTGTTCCTGGGCATGCCAGGAATGCACGGCACCTATGCCGCCACGACTGCAATCCAGAAGTCGGACCTTCTGATTGCCCTGGGAGTTCGCTTCGACGACCGGGTTACCGGCAATCCCGACTTCTTCGCTCCCCATGCCAGCGTCATTCACGTCGATGTCGACCCGGCCGAGATCGGAAAAGTCCGCGAGGCTGAGATTCCGATCGTGGGCGACGTCGGACGAGTTCTGGAACAGATGCTCGAGGCGTGGGGCGACACGAAGACGGCCGATCATGCGGAGTGGCTCGAGAAGGTCACCCGTTGGCGCAGCGACAACCCGGTTCGTTACGACCAGCAGTCGGACGGTCCGCTGAAACCCCAATACGTCATCGAAGAGCTGTACAAGCGCACGGGCGGCGATGCCATCGTCGTTTCCGGTGTCGGACAGCACCAGATGTGGACGGCACTGCACTGGAAGTTCGCCCGTCCGCGCGAATGGATCAACTCCGGCGGCCTGGGGACCATGGGTTTCGGAGTTCCCGCCGCCATCGGTGCAAAGGCCGGCATGCCGGACCGCACGGTTTACCTGATCGACGGCGACGGATCTTTCCAGATGACCCATCAGGAACTCGCAACGGCGTCCGAAGAGGGTTTCCCGATCAAGATCGCTCTCCTCAACAACGGTGTGCACGGAATGGTCCGCCAATGGCAAACGCTCTTCTACGGGAAGCGCTACTCCGGCAGCGTCCTCGGTCGCGATTCCGTGAACTTCCCGATGCTCGCCGAGGCCATGGGCTGCGTCGGCATCCGTGTTGAAACGCCGGAAGAGGTCGGCCCGGCCATCGAGAAATCGCTCTCGATCAACGATCGGCCGGTCCTGATCGAGTTCGTCGTCGACCCTGAGGAGATGGTGTTTCCGATGGTTCCGGCAGGCGGATCGAACGATCAGGTTCTGCTCAGCCTGGAGGATCTGACGTGA